A region of the Sinorhizobium arboris LMG 14919 genome:
CGGCCACCGGTTTCAAGCATGGCCGCTGGCTGGATACGGCCTTCATGCAGCGTCCGCTCGGAGAGGGAACCGGGACGAAGCCCACCGAGGGCGTCTATCCGGATACGCTTTATAGGAGCTGAACCAACCAGGTTGCCCATCTCCTCGGGTTTACCCGAGGACTAACCCTCTCCCCCACGCGGGGAGAGGAAACTGAGGCGAAGCGCTGCCCCTGTCCCTTCGCCCCGCCTGCGGAGAGAAGGTGCCGGCAGGCGGATGAGGGGCAGCTGCAAGTGATATATGTCCGTCAGGTTTGGACGAGCTTCAGAACCTTGTCGAAGACCTTCAGAACCTGAGCGAGTTCGTGGCCGCGTTTCAATATCGTCCCGTGGGCGTTGAGCACGCTGTAGGCGCCCTGTTTCGCGGCGAGCTTCGGGTTTTTCTCGATGCGGTAGAGCGGCACTTCTCCGGCGCGCTTGAACACCGAAAAAACGGCCCGGTCTCGCAGGTGGTCGATCGCATAGTCGCGCCACTCCCCTTCGCCCACCATACGGCCGTAGACCTTGAGGATCAGGTCGAGTTCGCGGCGATGGAAGGTGACGGGCGGGGGGTTCTTGGCTTGCTTGTATTCGTGAAGATCGACGACCACATCGGAGGTGGTCTGGCCGTAGTGACGTGCTTCGCCTCGCGGCAAATCCGTTTCATCGGTCATCGGCATCTCGGCCTTCTAATGTGACAGGACCACGACAGTGTGCCTCACACAATTCGAAAAGCAAGCCGGAAGCTGTTGATCAATGTCAGCAATTCTTGCCGCTGCCGCAATTCAGTCAAATCGCCGCCCCAATTCGCCGCAACACTCCGACCGCTGCCGGACAGAGTCGTTGCCACCGTATGTCCGGCCAGCCGTCATGCTGCGGGAGGTTCTCGAACGCAGACATGGCTGGTTCGGTCCGGTAACTTCGAACCCTCAGCCCCAGCCCCTCGATGCTGCCGGGCCGAACCATCCCTTCTGCGGCTCCTGCTCCGCCGCAATCAATCGGAAACCGCCTCCGTCTTGTTCAGAGCTTGCCCTGCGGCCCAGCAAGAACCGTCGCGGCGCCGATGATGGCTCCCGGCGTCTCCTTGTCCTTCATCGACTGCAGCAGCACCGCGCAACCGCTGTTGCCCTGGCCTTCGATCAGAACCGAGGCGGGCAGCGTGAATTCCGCGGACTTGCCGTCCCACATCCCGATCGTCTGAATGTCGCGCACGGCATGCCAATAGGCGATTTCCTTGTCGCTGTTCTCGCCCTTCTCGACTTTGACCACCCTTGCACGGTCGAAATAGACGACGACGACATTCGCCCTTCCTTGGCCGGCACCTACCTTGATCGATATCTCATCGCCGCCGATCGAGACATCGACCGGCACCGACAGCCCCTTCCCCTTCGTGCTCATCAAAGCAAGCCGGTTCCTGATTGCCGGCAGGTCCGCGCCGTTGGCGTGATCGCGTCCATTCAGGATCGCCTGCGGCGTATAGACGCCGTAGCGGCCGAGCATCCGCGCATAGGCATATTGCCGCTCGGTGTTTTCCTTGGAAGCGAGCGTATCCGCCCAGCCGAGATAGTTCCAGTAGTCGACGTGGTAGGCGAGCGCCACGACGTCGCCCTGGTCCACAAGCTTCTTGAGGGCCGCGTCCGCCGGCGGACAGGAAGAGCAGCCCTGGCTGGTGAAGAGTTCGACGACGCCTTTGATCGTCCTGCCGTCATCGGCTGCGGCCGGTCCGCAGAACACGCCAAACAGCCCGATGATCGCCAGGGCGAAACGTCGGGTCTTTGGTGTGCATGCGAATGTCATGGCGTCTTTGTTCGTGCTGGTTAGTGCACTTCCCGGAAAGCCTGTGACGGATTTCCGTCCGGACGTGCGTCGTTTCAACGATCCCGGCCGGCGGTTTGTCGCGCGGCGAGACCCCTACATACGACGGGTATTCTTCAACGAAAAGTCACGTTGGAGTGACTGCCTCAAAGCCGGGAGAATCCGGACAAGCAGGCATGAAAAACCGGGGCGCCGCTGTAGACGCCCCGGCTCTTGCGCTTGCGTTCATACGTCGCCGATCATGCGGCGAGATCGCGAAGCACCGTCTGCAGAATGCCGCCATTGTTGACGTAGGTGACCTCGTCGAGCGTATCGATACGGCAGATGAGCGGGACCTCCTTCACCGAGCCGTCGCCATAGGTGATCTTGGCCACGCGTTTTTCGCGCGGCTGGACGTTGGCGAGATTCTCGATCGTCACGACCTCATCGCCCTTCAGGCCCAGCGATTCCCAGGTCATGCCTTCCTCGAAGACGAAGGGGATGACGCCCATGCCGACCAGGTTCGAGCGGTGGATGCGTTCGAAGGACTGAGCGATCACGGCCTTCACGCCGAGAAGGTTGGTGCCCTTGGCCGCCCAGTCACGCGAAGAGCCGTTGCCGTATTCGACGCCGGCAAAGATGACGAGCGGAACGCCCTCTTCCTTGTACTGCATGGCGGCGTCGTAGATCGACATCTCCTCCTTGGAGGGATAGTGGATCGTATAGCCGCCTTCCTTGCCGTTCGGACCGAGCATGTGGTTGCGGATGCGGATATTGGCGAAGGTGCCGCGCATCATCACCTCATGATTGCCGCGGCGCGTGCCGTACTGGTTGAAGTCGGCAATCCCGACGCCATGTTCGAGCAGGTAGCTGCCCGCCGGCGACGCCGCCTTGATCGATCCGGCCGGAGAAATGTGGTCGGTGGTGATCTTGTCGCCGAAGAGGCCGAGGACGCGGGCGTTCCTGATGTCGGAAATGCCAGCGCCCTTCTTGCCCATGCCGACGAAGTAGGGCGGGTTCTGGACGTAGGTGGACGCCTCGTCCCAGGTATAGGTCTGGCCGGCCGGAACCTGGACGGCCTGCCAATTGGCGTCGCCCTTGAACACGTCCGCATACTTGGTCGCATAAAGCTCGCGGGTGACGTATTTGAAGATGAAGTCCTGGATTTCCTGCGAAGTCGGCCAGATGTCCTTCAAATAGACCGGCTGCCCGTTCTGGTCTTCGCCGATCGGCTCCTTCGTCAGATCCTTCTGGACGGAACCCGCCAGCGCATAGGCGACGACGAGCGGCGGCGAAGCGAGATAGTTCGCCTGGACGTCCGGCGAGATGCGGCCTTCGAAGTTGCGGTTGCCGGAAAGCACACCGGCGACGATCAGGCCCTTGTCGTTGATCGTCTTGGAGATTTCCGCCGGCAGAGGGCCGGAATTGCCGATGCAGGTGGTGCAGCCGAAGCCGACCAGGTTGAAGCCGAGCTTGTCGAGATCGGTCTGCAGGCCGGACTTCGACAGATATTCGGCGACGACCTGCGATCCGGGCGCGAGCGACGTCTTGACCCAGGGCTTGGTCTTCAGGCCCCTGGCGACTGCGTTGCGGGCAAGGAGGCCGGCGGCGATCAGTACGGAGGGGTTCGAGGTGTTGGTGCAGGAGGTTATCGCGGCGATCGCGACGTCGCCATGGCCGAGATCGTAACCCGTACCCTCAACCGCGTAGCGGTTCGCAAGCTGGCCGGGCTTCTTGTAGTCGTTGTCGAGCGCGGTGGCGAAACCGGAGGCGATATTCTCGAGCGCGATGCGGCCCTCGGGACGCTTCGGGCCAGCCATCGACGGAACGACGTCGCCGAGGTCGAGTTCCAGCGTGTCGGTGAAGACGAGCTCGGAACCGTCGCCTTCGCGCCACATGCCTTGAGCCTTGGAATAGGCTTCGACCAGCGCGATCCGCTGTTCTTCACGGCCGGAGATGGTGAGATAGTTGATCGTCTCCGCATCGACCGGGAAGAAGCCGCAGGTTGCACCGTATTCCGGACCCATGTTGCCGATCGTCGCGCGGTCGGCGAGCGTCATGCTGTCGAGGCCGGGACCGAAGAATTCGACAAACTTCGAGACGACGCCCTTCTTGCGCAGCATCTGCACGACGGTGAGAACGAGGTCGGTCGCCGTCACGCCTTCCTTGAGCCTGCCGGTAAGCTTGAAGCCGACGACTTCCGGCAGGAGCATCGAGACCGGCTGGCCGAGCATCGCCGCTTCGGCTTCGATGCCGCCCACGCCCCAGCCGAGCACGCCGAGGCCGTTGATCATCGTCGTGTGGCTGTCGGTGCCGACGCAGGTATCCGGATAGGCGGTGATTTCGCCGTCCTCTTCCCTGGTCCAGACGGCCTGGCCCAGATATTCGAGATTGACCTGGTGACAGATGCCGGTGCCGGGCGGCACGACGCGGAAGTTCTTGAAAGCCTGCTGGCCCCACTTCAGGAAGCGATAGCGCTCGCCGTTGCGCTGGTATTCAAGCTCGACGTTGCGGGCAAAGGCCGTCGGCGTGCCGAACTCGTCGACGATAACCGAGTGGTCGATGACGAGATCGACCGGGACGAGCGGATTGATCTTTTCCGGGTCGCCGCCGAGCGAAGCCATTGCGTCGCGCATCGCCGCGAGGTCGACGACGGCCGGAACGCCGGTGAAGTCCTGCATCAGCACGCGCGCCGGGCGATAGGCGATCTCGTTTTCGGCCGTGCCCTTGTCGTTCAGCCAGGCGGCAACGTTCTCGATGTCCTTTTTCGTGACCGAACGGCCATCTTCGTTGCGCAACAGGTTTTCCAGCAGAACCTTCATCGAATAGGGAAGCTTCGAGACGCCCGCGAGGCCGTTCGCCTCCGCTTTCGGCAGGCTGTAATAGACATAGTCCACGCCGTTGACCGCGAGCGTGGAGCGGCAATTGAAGCTGTCTAGGGATTTGGACACTGGATGATACCCCGTTCCGTCTGATCGCCAAAAACTGACGTACGAACGCCCGAGCACCTGTGAGGCGCGAAATGGGATGCGGGTGCGGCCATTTCCGCTGTCCGTACGTGGAAGCTCGTTCCATGTTCGGCGCTTGGATGAAATTCACGCCGACCGCTGGCGTGTTGGCCGCCTTATAGATAATTTCTCCAAATCGTGCCAGACCAACCAAGGTGCAATCGGAACTTTTTTTGCTCTGCGAAAAAACATGTCAAGGAAAGCTGGAAATTCATGCGCCTCATGGCCGAAAGTTTGAGTGCCAGGCGTGGCGAGGACTTGATTTTCAACGATATTTCGTTTGCGCTGAACGCCGGCGAAGCGCTCGTGGTAACGGGGCCGAACGGCTCCGGCAAATCGACGCTGCTGCGCGTGCTGGCGGGTCTTCTGAGGGCGGAATCGGGCAGCGTCCGTTGCGAGGACGCCCCGCCCGGCTTTGAGCATCCCCATGAGCTCAGCCACTATCTCGGCCACCGCAATGCGATGAAGCGTGAACTGACGGTGGAGGAAAACCTCGCCTTCTGGCAGCGCTTTCTCGATGATTCGCCGGGCGGCTCCGGCATCGGCCTCGTCGAAGCGGCCGGGGCCGTCGGTCTCGCCGACATCATCCATCTGCCCTTCGGCTACCTTTCCGCCGGCCAGCAGCGGCGCCTGGCAATGGCGAAGCTGCTCGTCGCCTATCGGCCGATCTGGCTCCTCGACGAGCCGACGGCTGCGCTCGACGTCAGTGCCGATAGGCTTTTTGCCGGGCTGGTCGCCGCCCATCTGGACCGTGGCGGCATCGTCGTCGCGGCCACCCATCAGCCGCTGGGCTTCGCGAGGTCGAAAAGCCTCGAAATGACGGGGTTCGTCCATTGATCGCCCTCTTCTTCCGGGACCTGAAGCTTTCGGTGCGCGCCGGCGGCGGCGCGATGATCGGCGTGCTCTTCTTCATGACGGTGGTCGCGGTCATCCCCTTCGGCATCGGCCCCGATCTGAACCTGCTCGCCCGTATCGGCCCGGCGATCCTCTGGATCGGCGCGCTGCTTGCATCGCTGCTCGGGCTCGATCGGCTGTTCCAGGCGGAACGCGAGGACGGCTCGCTCGACATCATCATGATGCAGGAAACGCCTTTGGTCCTCCCCGTTCTCGTCAAATGCGCCGCTCATTGGACCGCCACAGGCCTGCCGCTGGTGATCGCCTCGCCCTTTCTCGGTCTCTTCATGAACATGGACGAACGCGCCATCGGGGCCACTATGGTCACCCTGCTTGCGGGAACGCCGGCGATCGCCTTCATCGGGGCGGTCGGCGCCGCGGTCGCGGTGGCGCTGCCGCGCGGCGGCCTGCTCGTCTCGATCCTGGTGCTGCCGCTCGCCATTCCGGTGCTCATCTTCGGGGTCAGCGCCGTCTATGCGGCGATCGAGGATCCGGCCCCCTTTCTGCCGCCTTTCATGATACTGATAGCGATAACCCTGTTCTTCGCAGTGATCGGACCTGTGGCAGCGGCGGCAGCTCTCAGGCACTCGGCCGACTGACGCCATTATCACCGGCCATGTAAATCCACGGATCGAATCCGGTTCTGAACGATTATGCACCAGAGCAAGGGTGGTACAGCGGCTGCGTGCGCGATGAGACGCGGCACTTCAGGATCGATTGCGGAAGCAGGGCTTCCGCGTTAAAGAACCGTCATGAGCGAAAACAGCGTGGCCATACGCAAATTCAGCGATCTCGCCAATCCGACCCGGTTCCTGGCGCTGACGGATCGCGTGCTGCCCTGGCTTGCCGCTCTCACGCTACTCTTCCTCGCAGCCGGGCTCTGGCTCTCCTTCACCACCGAGGGTGACTACCAGCAGGGGGAGACCGTGCGCATCATGTATGTGCATGTGCCTTCGGCCTGGCTCTCCATGATGTGCTACACGGTCATGGCGATTTCCGCGCTCGGCACGCTCGTCTGGCGTCATCCGCTCGCCGACGTCTCGGCAAGGGCCGCAGCGCCGATCGGCGCCTGCTTCACCTTTCTGGCGCTCGTCACCGGCTCGCTCTGGGGCAAGCCGATGTGGGGCACCTGGTGGGTTTGGGATGCGCGGCTGACCTCGGTCTTCGTGCTCTTCCTCATGTATCTCGGGCTGATGGCACTCAACCGCGCCATGGAGGATCCGAGCCGCTCGGCGCGCGTGTCGGCCGTGCTGATCCTCGTCGGCTTCGTCAACATCCCGATCATCAAGTTTTCGGTCGAATGGTGGAACACCCTGCATCAGCCCGCGAGCGTTATTCGCCTCGACGGGCCGACGATCGATCCGGAGTTCCTGCGGCCGCTCATCGTCATGGCTGTCGGCTTCACGCTCCTGTTCTTCGCCCTGCACATCGCCGCCATGCGCAACGAGATCTGGCGTCGCCGCGTGGCGTCGCTCAGGCGTCAGGCGGCGCGCAATGCCGGAAGGGAGCCGCTGTCGCCATGATGAGCCATGCTGCCTATGTCATTGCCAGCTATGCGGTCGCCGCCGCGACGGTCGCGGGGCTGCTCCTCTGGGTTGTCACCGACGGCCGTGCCCGCAAGCGCGAATTGCGGCAGCTCGAAGCCGCCGGCATCCGCCGCCGCTCGGCGGCGCCAGGCGGAGAGCGCAGATGACGGACACGCAGACGCCGCGGGACGAGCCCAGGCCCGGAGCCATGCGTTATCTCATCGCAACGCTTCCGCTCCTCATCTTCGCAATTTTGGCGATCATCTTCTGGAGCCAGTTGAACTCCGGCAGGGATGTCAGCGAAATCCCGTCGGCGCTGATCGGCACCAAGGCGCCCAAGCTCGACATGCCGCCGCTGGAAGGTGCCGTAACGCCGTCGGGCGAGACGATGCCCGCCCTCGCCGACGCGGCCGTCAAGGGCAAGCTCACGCTCGTCAATGTCTGGGCTTCCTGGTGCGTTCCGTGCCGGCAGGAACATCCGATCATCCTGGAATTGTCGAAAGACCCGCGCCTGACCGTGGTCGGCATCAACTACAAGGACCGGAACGAGAACGCGCTGCGATTCCTCGGCGAGCTCGGCAACCCGTTCTCGGCGATCGGTGTCGATCCGAACGGCAAGGCGGCGATAGACTGGGGCGTCTACGGCATCCCGGAATCCTTCCTCGTCGCCGCCGACGGAACGATTCTCTACAAGCGCGCCGGCCCTTTCGACGAAAAGAGCCTCAGGGAAGGGCTGATGCCGGCTATCGAGAAGGCGCTTGCGGGTTCGTAAGTCGCAGCCGGAGAGACGGAACCCCTAAACCCCGGCCTGCCAATCCTTCACCGCATCGAGCGGCCAGACGAGCATCAGCACGTTGAGCGTCAGGTTATCGCGCACCATGAGGCCGGTGAAGAGTTCGAGGACGACCGCAGTCGCGACCGTGAGGGCCACCGGCAGCCGCGAGGCGATGAGAAAGCCGACGGCCATGGCGAGCGTATCCATGGTCGAATTCAAGATGCTGTCGCCGAAGTAGTCGAGCGAGATCGTCGCGGCGCGGTACCGGTTGATGACGACAGGCGTGTTCTCGGCGATCTCCCAGGCGGACTCGATCGCGGTCGCGAGCAGCAGACGCGCGCTCCAGGGCTTGCCGCGCAGGAGAAGATGTCCGAGGCCGTAGAAGAGGAAACCGTGAATGATGTGGGACGGCGTGTACCAGTCGGAAAGGTGCTGGGAGTTGCCGCTGGATTTGACGACGCCTTCCCAGAGCTTGATGTAGCCGCATTCGCAGATCCATAGCCGCCCCATCAGATGCTGCACGAGGACCTGCAGTGCCATGACGCCGAGGCAGGCAAGCAGCCAGAGCGCCGCGCGCCGCCGTCGGTTGTCGTCGGAACCGGCCGCGATCGTCACTCCGCGCTTTCCTGCTCCAGCGAATGCTTCATGATCAGCGGCATCTGGGCGAGCGTGAACAGGATGGTGATCGGCATGGTGCCCCAAACCTTGAAGGCAACCCAGAAATCGGTCGAGAAGGAGCGCCAGATGATCTCGTTGAGCACGGCGAGGAACAGGAAGAACACGCCCCAGCGGATCGTCAGCTTACGCCACCCCTCCTCATCCAGCTTGAAGGCGGCGTGGAAAACGTAGCCGAGCAGCGATTTGCCGAAGAGAAGCCCGCCGAGCAGGATCGCGCCGAAGAGCGTATTGACGATGGTCGGCTTCATCTTGATGAAGGTGTCGTTCTGCAGCCAGAGCGTCAGCGCACCGAAGACGAAGACGACGATGCCGGAGACGAGCGGCATCATCGGCAGTGTGCGCGTCATCACCCAGGAAACGACGAGGGCGGCCGCCGTTGCCGCCATGAAGAGGCCCGTGGCGATGAAAATCGGCCCACCGAGCTCGGCGAGAACCGGAAATCGGCCCGCCAGCCAATCACCGCGCGAATTGGCGAAGAAGAAGACCATCAGGGGTCCGAGTTCCAGCACCAGCTTCAGGAGCGGGCTGACCTCTGTCTTCGGCTTGGCTGCCTCGATCGTCGACATGTGCGGATCCTGTTCTGTCATCTTCTGCCGCTCATAACATCAGGATTGCGGCAAAACCATATCAACCGCCCCGTACAGCCGCAAACCTCTTGTGTCTCGTCAAGGGCCTGCCACGCCGGCGATCGCCTCGGCGAAATCCTTTGCCTCGAATGGTTCGAGATCGTCGACGCCCTCGCCGATGCCGATGAAATAGACGGGCAGCTTGTGCTTGGCGGAGATCGCAACCAGGATGCCGCCGCGCGCCGTGCCGTCGAGCTTGGTCATGATCAGCCCGCTGACGCCTGCGACGTTGCGGAAGATTTCGACCTGCTGCAGGGCATTCTGTCCGGTCGTGGCGTCGAGCGTCTGCAGCACCGTATGCGGCGCGTCCGGATCGAGCTTGCCCAGAACGCGTACGATCTTTTCGAGTTCCGCCATCAGCTCGGCCTTGTTCTGCAACCGTCCGGCGGTGTCGATGATCAGCACGTCCGCTTTCCGCTCGCGGGCTCGCTGGAACGCCTCATAGGCGAGCCCGGCCGCATCGGCACCGAGCTTCGAGGAGACGATTTCGGATTTCGTCCGTTCGGCCCAGATCTTCAACTGTTCGATGGCCGCGGCGCGGAAGGTGTCGCCGGCTGCCAGCATGACCTTGAGTCCCGCGCCGGAAAGTTTTGCCGCAAGCTTGCCGATCGTGGTGGTCTTGCCGGTTCCGTTGACGCCGACGACCAGGATCACGTGCGGCTTATGGCTGAGATCGAGTTCGAGCGGCTTGGCGACCGGCGCCAGCACCTTGGTAATCTCGCCCGCCATGATGCGCGAGACGTCCTCGCCGGACACATCCTTGCCATAACGCTCCGAGGCGAGCGTGTCGGTGATGCGCATCGCCGTCTCGACGCCGAGGTCCGCTTGGATCAGCAGGTCCTCGAGGTCCTGCAACGTCGCTTCGTCGAGCTTGCGTTTGGTGAAGAGGCTGGCGATCTGGCCTGTGAGCTGCGAAGAGGTGCGCGCAAGGCCCAGGCGAAGGCGCTGGTACCAGTTGGGCTTGGCCTGCGGGGCGGGCTCTTCTTCCCTGGAGCGCCTGTCGGTGGCGGCGAAACCTTTGGGAAGGCTCGGTGTGGGGGGCCCGCTCCCGATACCGGCGTCAGCATCTGACGAGACTTCGATGTCACCTGTGCGAACTTCCGCTTCCCCGGCACCGGTCCGGTCGTCTTCAGCGGTTGCCTCGGTCTCCCGATGATCTCCCTCCTTGGGGGGGAGATGTTCCGGAGCGACAGAGGGGGGTGTCCCGGCTTCTGACCCGTCGTTTGCGGGTTCCGAGGGAGGAGACTCACCCTCCGCCCCCTTGCCGGGCATCTCGCCCGCAAGGGGGGGAATCGGAGGAGGCACGCTCCCCTCCTCCAGCGGTGGAGCGTCTGCGGCCGGCGTCGGACCTTTCGAGGCTCCTTCATCTTCAGCCGCAGGTACGGCTGGCTCGATCTCCGCATCATCTCCCCTCTCGTGGGGGAGGAGATCCAAAGGGACAGGAGTGGATAGGGCCTCGTCGGAAGCCGGCGTCTCCGGCGGCGGCGCGGGTTTCTCTTCGACGGCGTCCTTGCCGAAGGAGAAGATCTTCTTGATGAAACCAATCGCCATGGGAATGTCCGCTATCAGGCCGCAGCCATCTGTTTGCGCTCGATCGTCAGATGCTTGCCATTATGGCCGGCGATTTCGACCGCGACGAGCGATCGCGGTTCGAGGCCGGCCGCATCGACGAGCGTGAAGTTTTCCGTGTGCGCCAGGCCGTTCATCTCCACCAGGACCGTCTGACTGCTGCCGATCATGCGGTCGAGATGGGCGGCATGGAGTTCCGCCCCCTTTGCACGCAACCGTGCGGCCCGCTGCTTGACGAGGGCTCGGTCGAGCTGCGGCATGCGGGCCGCCGGCGTGCCGGGGCGCGGGCTATAGGGGAAAACGTGGAGATGGGCGATTCCGCAATCCTCGGCAAGCGCGAGGGAATTCTCGAACATCGGCTCGGTCTCCGTCGGAAAGCCGGCGATCATGTCGGCGCCGAAACTGATCTCGGGCCTTAAGGCGCGAAGCTCGGCGCAGAAGGCGCGCGCATCGGCGCTCGAATGCCGCCGCTTCATGCGCTTCAGGATCAGATCGTCGCCATGCTGCAAGGAGAGATGCAGATGCGGCATGAAACGCGGCTCGCCGGCGACGAGATCGAGGAGGTGTCTGTCCGCCTCAATGCTGTCGATGGAGGAGAGCCGCAGGCGGAGGATTTCAGGTACCTGTTTCAGCAGGCTTTTCGCAAGAAGCCCGAGGGTAGGCGTTCCGGGAAGGTCGGCGCCGTAGCTCGTGGCGTCGACGCCGGTCAGAACGATCTCGCGATATCCGCTCTCGACAAGACGTCTCGCCTGGTCGACGACGGCGCCCATCGGCACGGAGCGTGAATTGCCGCGGCCATAGGGAATGACGCAGAAGGTGCAGCGGTGGTCGCATCC
Encoded here:
- a CDS encoding DUF2794 domain-containing protein, with the protein product MPMTDETDLPRGEARHYGQTTSDVVVDLHEYKQAKNPPPVTFHRRELDLILKVYGRMVGEGEWRDYAIDHLRDRAVFSVFKRAGEVPLYRIEKNPKLAAKQGAYSVLNAHGTILKRGHELAQVLKVFDKVLKLVQT
- a CDS encoding DUF1223 domain-containing protein — translated: MTFACTPKTRRFALAIIGLFGVFCGPAAADDGRTIKGVVELFTSQGCSSCPPADAALKKLVDQGDVVALAYHVDYWNYLGWADTLASKENTERQYAYARMLGRYGVYTPQAILNGRDHANGADLPAIRNRLALMSTKGKGLSVPVDVSIGGDEISIKVGAGQGRANVVVVYFDRARVVKVEKGENSDKEIAYWHAVRDIQTIGMWDGKSAEFTLPASVLIEGQGNSGCAVLLQSMKDKETPGAIIGAATVLAGPQGKL
- the acnA gene encoding aconitate hydratase AcnA produces the protein MSKSLDSFNCRSTLAVNGVDYVYYSLPKAEANGLAGVSKLPYSMKVLLENLLRNEDGRSVTKKDIENVAAWLNDKGTAENEIAYRPARVLMQDFTGVPAVVDLAAMRDAMASLGGDPEKINPLVPVDLVIDHSVIVDEFGTPTAFARNVELEYQRNGERYRFLKWGQQAFKNFRVVPPGTGICHQVNLEYLGQAVWTREEDGEITAYPDTCVGTDSHTTMINGLGVLGWGVGGIEAEAAMLGQPVSMLLPEVVGFKLTGRLKEGVTATDLVLTVVQMLRKKGVVSKFVEFFGPGLDSMTLADRATIGNMGPEYGATCGFFPVDAETINYLTISGREEQRIALVEAYSKAQGMWREGDGSELVFTDTLELDLGDVVPSMAGPKRPEGRIALENIASGFATALDNDYKKPGQLANRYAVEGTGYDLGHGDVAIAAITSCTNTSNPSVLIAAGLLARNAVARGLKTKPWVKTSLAPGSQVVAEYLSKSGLQTDLDKLGFNLVGFGCTTCIGNSGPLPAEISKTINDKGLIVAGVLSGNRNFEGRISPDVQANYLASPPLVVAYALAGSVQKDLTKEPIGEDQNGQPVYLKDIWPTSQEIQDFIFKYVTRELYATKYADVFKGDANWQAVQVPAGQTYTWDEASTYVQNPPYFVGMGKKGAGISDIRNARVLGLFGDKITTDHISPAGSIKAASPAGSYLLEHGVGIADFNQYGTRRGNHEVMMRGTFANIRIRNHMLGPNGKEGGYTIHYPSKEEMSIYDAAMQYKEEGVPLVIFAGVEYGNGSSRDWAAKGTNLLGVKAVIAQSFERIHRSNLVGMGVIPFVFEEGMTWESLGLKGDEVVTIENLANVQPREKRVAKITYGDGSVKEVPLICRIDTLDEVTYVNNGGILQTVLRDLAA
- the ccmA gene encoding heme ABC exporter ATP-binding protein CcmA, whose translation is MRLMAESLSARRGEDLIFNDISFALNAGEALVVTGPNGSGKSTLLRVLAGLLRAESGSVRCEDAPPGFEHPHELSHYLGHRNAMKRELTVEENLAFWQRFLDDSPGGSGIGLVEAAGAVGLADIIHLPFGYLSAGQQRRLAMAKLLVAYRPIWLLDEPTAALDVSADRLFAGLVAAHLDRGGIVVAATHQPLGFARSKSLEMTGFVH
- the ccmB gene encoding heme exporter protein CcmB, yielding MIALFFRDLKLSVRAGGGAMIGVLFFMTVVAVIPFGIGPDLNLLARIGPAILWIGALLASLLGLDRLFQAEREDGSLDIIMMQETPLVLPVLVKCAAHWTATGLPLVIASPFLGLFMNMDERAIGATMVTLLAGTPAIAFIGAVGAAVAVALPRGGLLVSILVLPLAIPVLIFGVSAVYAAIEDPAPFLPPFMILIAITLFFAVIGPVAAAAALRHSAD
- a CDS encoding heme ABC transporter permease, which produces MSENSVAIRKFSDLANPTRFLALTDRVLPWLAALTLLFLAAGLWLSFTTEGDYQQGETVRIMYVHVPSAWLSMMCYTVMAISALGTLVWRHPLADVSARAAAPIGACFTFLALVTGSLWGKPMWGTWWVWDARLTSVFVLFLMYLGLMALNRAMEDPSRSARVSAVLILVGFVNIPIIKFSVEWWNTLHQPASVIRLDGPTIDPEFLRPLIVMAVGFTLLFFALHIAAMRNEIWRRRVASLRRQAARNAGREPLSP
- the ccmD gene encoding heme exporter protein CcmD, yielding MMSHAAYVIASYAVAAATVAGLLLWVVTDGRARKRELRQLEAAGIRRRSAAPGGERR
- a CDS encoding DsbE family thiol:disulfide interchange protein, producing MTDTQTPRDEPRPGAMRYLIATLPLLIFAILAIIFWSQLNSGRDVSEIPSALIGTKAPKLDMPPLEGAVTPSGETMPALADAAVKGKLTLVNVWASWCVPCRQEHPIILELSKDPRLTVVGINYKDRNENALRFLGELGNPFSAIGVDPNGKAAIDWGVYGIPESFLVAADGTILYKRAGPFDEKSLREGLMPAIEKALAGS
- a CDS encoding DUF2585 domain-containing protein; protein product: MTIAAGSDDNRRRRAALWLLACLGVMALQVLVQHLMGRLWICECGYIKLWEGVVKSSGNSQHLSDWYTPSHIIHGFLFYGLGHLLLRGKPWSARLLLATAIESAWEIAENTPVVINRYRAATISLDYFGDSILNSTMDTLAMAVGFLIASRLPVALTVATAVVLELFTGLMVRDNLTLNVLMLVWPLDAVKDWQAGV
- a CDS encoding septation protein A; the protein is MSTIEAAKPKTEVSPLLKLVLELGPLMVFFFANSRGDWLAGRFPVLAELGGPIFIATGLFMAATAAALVVSWVMTRTLPMMPLVSGIVVFVFGALTLWLQNDTFIKMKPTIVNTLFGAILLGGLLFGKSLLGYVFHAAFKLDEEGWRKLTIRWGVFFLFLAVLNEIIWRSFSTDFWVAFKVWGTMPITILFTLAQMPLIMKHSLEQESAE
- the ftsY gene encoding signal recognition particle-docking protein FtsY; the encoded protein is MAIGFIKKIFSFGKDAVEEKPAPPPETPASDEALSTPVPLDLLPHERGDDAEIEPAVPAAEDEGASKGPTPAADAPPLEEGSVPPPIPPLAGEMPGKGAEGESPPSEPANDGSEAGTPPSVAPEHLPPKEGDHRETEATAEDDRTGAGEAEVRTGDIEVSSDADAGIGSGPPTPSLPKGFAATDRRSREEEPAPQAKPNWYQRLRLGLARTSSQLTGQIASLFTKRKLDEATLQDLEDLLIQADLGVETAMRITDTLASERYGKDVSGEDVSRIMAGEITKVLAPVAKPLELDLSHKPHVILVVGVNGTGKTTTIGKLAAKLSGAGLKVMLAAGDTFRAAAIEQLKIWAERTKSEIVSSKLGADAAGLAYEAFQRARERKADVLIIDTAGRLQNKAELMAELEKIVRVLGKLDPDAPHTVLQTLDATTGQNALQQVEIFRNVAGVSGLIMTKLDGTARGGILVAISAKHKLPVYFIGIGEGVDDLEPFEAKDFAEAIAGVAGP